The Arachis hypogaea cultivar Tifrunner chromosome 14, arahy.Tifrunner.gnm2.J5K5, whole genome shotgun sequence DNA window TGTCTTCTCAACCCCGCCTCGCTCTCTCTCACGCTTATGCCTTGAAGCCTTGTCATCTTCACCCTTGTGCCGAAtcctcagctccttcaatttcctCAAGCACCTCTCTTCCTCAGCAGATCCCAGTTCAGCAACATCATCCACACTCACTCTAGCCTCCACTTCTTCCCCACTCCTTGAAACCTTCAAAACAATCCAATCCTCCCCAATTCTCCTCACAACAATACCCTTCAATCCAGCATCTTTTCCCCCAATAATCCTCACAATCTTCTTCTCACTAACAAAACCTGCATCATTTCTCCCATTGTCTTCCCTGCTTTTCTTCTTCTGGCTCCGAACAGAACTGCGATCATCGCCAACAAATCCTAACCCTTCCTTGGCAGTCCTCCTCTTGTACTCCACAACCTTAACGTCCTCCTTGGCATTCCTCCCTATTCCCATTCCTTCTGACCACCCATATCCGGCAAGCAAGGCCTTGCCGAAACCCTCAACAGGGACATCATTGAACTCCTCGAGCCCCTGGTGATCAGGCAGCCGCTTCAAGTCGTCCTTAAACTTCTGCAGCAACGCCACCTCCGGCCGTTGACGCGGAACcctatcatcctcatcatcagcgAGTTCACCGGTTTTGCCATTTTTCTCCGCGGCTTGGCGCAGGTTGAGACCGTAGGACATGTCGGTGCCGAGTTCTGCATCCGCGGCATTGGAATCGTTCTCGAATTCGAGGGATTGATGGTCAGCGTTGGGGTCAGTGATGGGAAGCTCGAGGTTCTTCATCTTCTTGGTGGGGCGCCATTCGTTCTGGATCGGGGGTATAACGGTGGCGGTTTGTTCGATTGGCGGTTTGGAAGGGTCGAATTCGGTGACGAAGTGCTTGGAGGGTGCCGCGCCGTTTTTGGAGGAGTCGTCGAGTTTGATGGGTTTGGAGGAGGAAGAGGACTTCGAGGGTATCGAAAAGGAGAGCTTCATGGCTTATCCTTCTTCGATTGGATACGGaaaaatttttagttaatttgaTTAGATCTCAATTCTCAAGAATTAAGAGAGTTTATTCTGAAAagaagtaaataaaaataatacaaaataaagatATTTAAGTTTATTCAACTACTTCTTTTTGAAAGGTCAAACAGTCCACAgattgccaatgagtaatagctcaaatagcataatctcttcatactcaattaagaagttgcgggttcgagtcttctatctttagtaaaaaaaaaaaaaaaatccacagattatgttatatttatttggctccattcttttttgaaaaatattaaataaataaacaattaatCTCCATTctctaaaaactaatttattttaaattagaattgttataaatagatatgatgTGTGAAATGTATCTTTGGTGACTTtgtaagtcttatgaattgtctgatTTGTTTTGGATGAATACGATTGCCTGTTTGATTGAAATAATGTCTGATTTAGTTAAAATGgagattttttattgttttgaattgaaataattttaatatttaaaagtctGGATTTGGTGCTATTAGGAACTGATTTAATCTTGAACTTGATGGAAAGAGTTGAgaattggtttggttgggacccaaaaagggtggcaaagtccaagttttagaggaaatgctgccggatttttaaaaaacttaagattttgttttaaaatgtAATTTAGAAAATGATTGGATTTGAGAGGTTCTATGATTTGGTATTTGACTTATTAAGAAATACGTGTTTCGAGTTTAATTGGTTTAAGAAAAATTTATGTTTCAAGTTTGATTTAAATGTGAAAGGACCTATGTTTTGAAGTTTGGTTAAGAAGTACCTTTGGAGGAGTTTTAGCGGATTTTGAAAAGGAATTGAACTTTGATTAGTTAAATTTGTATTACTTTTGAAGTCTTCTTTAAATTTCGACTAAACAATTCCGAGCCTTTGGGAAGGTTTCTGATTTAAGAATGAAATGAAATTGGTTTTTAGActtaaataattttgattttaaaattggtTCGAAACTTTTGGCTTACATGCCTTGGTTTTGATTTTAAGTCTTCTTTTTAATAGATTTCAATTTAAGTAACTAGGATTTCAAggatttaaaaagaatttaagaaatgagGTAGGTTATTCTTCCCTAGAGTCTTGAGTCATTGCCAAGGATTTGTTAATTAATAACTCTTATTTAAAATAGTTAAATAGATGATTTAAAAGTGAAAATTTTGAGTCTTTTCAAAGAGAATTCCCTTTTTTATATGATATTTGAAAGTCTTTTGGAAATTTTGGAGAATGTTACTTAAGGTGGCTCCGTTTTGAAAGAGAATTTATTTGTTTTGGAGAAAAAGTGGATTATGAACTtgaaataatttgagatattgTACATGAGGCTCAATGGGGACGCTCACTAGAGACCCGAAGGATAAGGCTCAGTGGggacggcgatacgtaacgcCCACTTGAGACCGCAGGGAAGGTTCCCCAtgaggacggcgatacgtaacgctcatGGAAGGGACGTTAGCCAAGGTAGGGACGACGATACGTAACGCCTATCTCGGGTATCGGGCAACGAACAGACATTTGAGCTCATGGCCTGAATAGGAATagacattcatcatttgcatctatgtgacatttttgggtgtgtatattataattggtttgcctatatgAATACTTATGTTAATTGCTAGCTGTTATACTTGTGGTAATTGCTTTGATTGTGCTTGAActacattaattgtgattgtgtttgattggttggtttgtgatgaattggttgatgattgagttgtttgggccggaggccatgtTGGATTGGATGGGCCTGAGGCCGTGGTTAGTATGTTTGAGgtctagttctgtataaagtatctgactagttcagcatagacttaatgaacctatgcttggaacaggatGATCATTTACACCGCGTAGGTAACTGCTTTCATGTTTAtgtcttagtaaagtatgaaaaatcaaactggttcagtATAGACTAGGGGTGTcaggcggggaagcccgccccgccccgccggAAGCCCGCTCTCTGGCGGTCCCAAAAtcctagcccgccccgcctaatggcgggctggcgggctggcgggctaagcccgcctaattagttttttttttttatttttttataagaacatatctaatatcttttat harbors:
- the LOC112741954 gene encoding protein MOS2; this encodes MKLSFSIPSKSSSSSKPIKLDDSSKNGAAPSKHFVTEFDPSKPPIEQTATVIPPIQNEWRPTKKMKNLELPITDPNADHQSLEFENDSNAADAELGTDMSYGLNLRQAAEKNGKTGELADDEDDRVPRQRPEVALLQKFKDDLKRLPDHQGLEEFNDVPVEGFGKALLAGYGWSEGMGIGRNAKEDVKVVEYKRRTAKEGLGFVGDDRSSVRSQKKKSREDNGRNDAGFVSEKKIVRIIGGKDAGLKGIVVRRIGEDWIVLKVSRSGEEVEARVSVDDVAELGSAEEERCLRKLKELRIRHKGEDDKASRHKRERERGGVEKTTRAEANGGDQQRGRKQVSWLTSHIRVRVISQNIKGGRLYLKKAQVLDVVGPLTCDISMDESKEIVQGVSQDMLETALPRRGGPVLVLSGKYKGAFGSLVERDLDREVGVVRDADTHQLLNVKLEQIAEYIGDPSLLGH